The sequence gaaATGATAAAGGAATATAAAcagaatctaataataaaaaaagaggccGAGAGGttacaggaagaaaaagaagaaaaaactttgaACCGAAGAGACAAGAAcagaaataagataatgaaatggaGAGTTAAAAAGAGGGTGAGGGATAGAGCAGATATAGAGCAAGTTCGAAAAAAACCGGTAATTAAAGGATGGGAGATAGAGtcgaagaggaagaaagtaatGCGTCAATAAAACTGAGGGcacgagacagagacaagagatcTTGAGTAAAATAGGTgaatgaaagaggaggggagggataggaagaggatgaacaaacgaataaataaagagacgaagggacggagaagaggaagaaaaagaaatagtaaacatatgaaataaagagagagccatgacaagaaagaaggaaaaaatagataaatacggCAAGCAAACGGGACgaaggacagagaagagggagagccaaatattaggaaaaaaagaatgaaaaaaagagggggggcgagagcgagagcgacgcCCGCAGATGACAAgacaagaaggaagaaataataaaacaagcaaGTAAAAGGAGCCAAAAGACAGATTGGAGGGAGAgcaaaaataccaaagaaaagaaaaaaaaaaaaaaaaaaagagtgcggAGCGTGAGAGTGACGCCCGAGGATGGCAACACCGGCGTCGCCCAGTCGGTCTTCTCACAAACAAAGATCACGAATATTTTTCAAAGAAAAGCGTCAAAACCAGCTCACGAGGAACTCCTGGAGGGATGACAGTACGAGACATAGAGATAGTGAGTAGCAGTACCAGCCGGCGTTTTAAGCCCGTTGggaagagcgagaaaggaggTTTAGGCCGTAAGAGGGAGAGGCCCAAGAGGGAAAAACTGCATGAATTCAATGGTcccccgtctccctttctctacccttttttttcccgtgttttctCTCACTTTCGGAGCTGGGCGTAGGGATACGAGGAGGATGTGGGATAGGATCTTAGCTAAAGAGTGGTGGGATCGTGTGCATGTTGGAGAAAAACCCTCGCCTGTGTACCTTTTTAATAGAGCAACAGGCTGGATGTCGGGGCTGAGGTTTAAAACGCATAAGAAACTATGGCTGTAACATCCTGGTTTTCAAGTAGACGTTATCAGGTCATTTTCACGTTTTCGGCAGGTTATCAGTAGTCGTCATGTGTCTGGCGAGGTAATGTGCTTCATCATTCAGAAAAAGCAGTGTTCGGGAAGGTTGTTGTTAATAAAACCACAGACATCTCTtcggttttttggtggggtttacATCTTGTTCAGCTAATTCTGGAGGGGAATTTACTCTATGATTCTCTAATtctcaatttttcttttgtttgattcAATAACCTAGCTTAAGTATGTAGGAAATCCATTTGTGGGTTTTTATTAAGGACTAGATATTTGTTGATGACCTTAGTAAACATGTCAAAGTTTCCTTAAATTTCTTTAGATTGTTTTGTTATAGAGTGATCAGTCATTGAATAAACTGAGGggattttaacaaaaatatagttataagAATAGACAGCATACAGGTGGAGAGATAAAAATGTAGTggacataaaaaaattacaaaaagaaacACACTTAGGTAAAAAGTAATCTGGCAGATTGAGATTATCCTGGCTTGCTTATCCATGTCCTCGGTGTAGTGCATTGGTTAATTTTGTGGTATTTACGGTCCGTGTGCGAAAACTGTTGTAAAACATACGTCTTTCACGTAATCTGAAGATTCGTAGCTTTGTAGGATAGGTTGTTGTTTAAATCATGGCAATTTTTGATGTTACTGTTCTGTGTTGAttactacatattattattgaGTGACAAAATTAAAATGAGGTATAATGCTATTATACTATATCGTTTAAGGTTTAGGATTTCATAGGTTGGAAAAAATTACAATACTACTTGTTGTAAAGGAGTtcaaagatatataagatatgtaacaCTTATATTACCTGTTGATTCTTTGATTTATTAAAGACCAGTTAAttgatgaagagaagaaagataacagTATGAAATCGTTTTATTCTAATATCATTAAACTGAAATTTATTTTGTCAATGcagaagtgagaataaaaatcCCTGACGGAATATACTATTGGCcagtttgaaagaaaaagaagtcaaGAGTATCAGTTTATTTTTCACAAGGATACACCATTTCATAAGACATCggcattcttttcattattattcaatatcttttaattattattattgaataataagGCAAGCTATGATTAGTCCTTTTTGTAGTTAATTAGGTTCACAGTTTACGAGTTGGAACAGGCTGGGCAATTCTTTACAGTACAGACACACTTGCCAGACACTATCGTCCCCAAATCCACATCAAAAATTTATGGACAATCTAAGTTGCCCTGATTGGCAAATGCACGTCGAGGGTAACGGGGGGTTGATAGGGTTGGGACTTATGCGCCTCCCAAATTAGTCAATAGACAAAACATTGCCTTCACCTTAGTATGCTAGATAGAGTTGAAAAATCTAGAGTGCTGCGTGGACTTGGGCTGATGAGCAGAGTGTCTgtgaatctttgtttttttttttatttttttttttatgttactgtcGATGTCTTGCGATTATTTCGTATACCAACGACTGCAACTTTTTAGTCTCTACTACAAGGAATCACCATCTTTCAATGTGGCAACTAGCTTAGTGCATCAATACCAATAAACATTAACCAAAGTCTGCATTTGGCCATGTCTGTATGGAGGGATAGTTATAAGATACTAGTGTTAGAGATtagtattgttgtgttgtgtagtgaaATTATTCCATGATGACAATGTAGTGGTAGAAATTGGATGTAGCATAGTTCTGGGTGtattataaataagattaaaaagcgTTATCCTGCCAATAGATTGATATATTTCCTTGTCATTAAGTAATCCAGAACCAAATCAAACCTTAGGTATGGGTATCGGtcttaagataatttttttttcaacatttttttgccagtgcggattaaaatattatatatttaaaaacaatatcacGTGTTTCAAAGGTTACTAATTGGTTAGCTCGTTTTGGGTATTCAGATATAGAACATGTGAGAGAATATTgacatgatatttatattatcagcATGGGTTCTCTATGATTTTCTTAGCCGGTTGATGTTGGAATTGTGTTTTGTACATTATAgacttatattaattaattttacaattgATGGCTCCTGAAGCCCCCTAGTCACCTACCTGACCTCTCGCTTGTTACCCCAATTCTTTAAATttcatcaaagatttttttttttccattttattattgttaacaataataatgaattagaaGTTTACGTATGGGAACTTGTAGTATATGGGTATATtatgtagtgatggtgatgataatgttaataatgatagtgacataattatagttgtaataaaaaggcagaaaaacTTCCATCCTCATGTTTGGGAAGATTGATCTTGTGGGATCTATGGTAGTTCATTGTCAATTTTGGAACTAGTTTTACTTGTTTTGTTAAAGATAGTGTTTGTTATGGAGAATTGTTAGCCTTTGCTGGAACTCAGAGTGTGGAAGCTGTTGTGCCACTTGATACAGTTTTATAGTGGATAGTTAGCAAAATTACAAATGAACAGTTTTACATCACTTAAACAAAACCTAGGCTTTTTATCATAACCAAGAATATTTGGTGGGTGTAGTCTGAATGTTTTCATTTGGTATACAGCCTGAAGATTAAACTCTTTGTAAATTAATTTACATTACAGTTAAATAATGAATAGAAGTCAGTTTCCACAGTTTTCATGTACATTGaatatctttgatattgagaAACATAAAggctctatctttatatatatgtgtgtgtgtgtgtgtgtgtgtgtgtgtgtgtgtgtgtggtgggggtgtgtgtgtgtgtgtgtgtgtggtgtgtgtgtgtgtgtgtgtgtgtttctttttctttttttccctcccagaTTGTTTTCTCTTTAATATTCTGAAGATTATAGTGTCTCATACTTTACTATATTGAGGTGTATCTCTTATGTTGCACCATTAATTTCAAGTTTGAAATCAGGTACTACTCATTTCATGTTTAGTGCTTGGGTTGGAGAGAATATATTGTGTGTAGGTATGCATGGATGCATGTGCCTTGCCTTAATTATTTTAGCATTCCATCTACACATGGCATGAAAAGTTGCCCAAACCAGCATCAAACATTCCCTTTGCAAATGCTAATATTCATGGGATGAGAATGGTCAACACCATTAAAGGTATATTTACTTatacaaaattcccttttaaGGAACCACATTACTGAAATTATCCTTTAGGTTCAACTGCTctatacctacatgcatataccTTGTATTTCTACCCATCCATTTCTGTTTGATTACTTAAACATTTTATATGAAGTAATCAGTGTATTAACAAATGCATATAAATTGGCAATATAGCAGTATACATCCACTGTGATGTATTTCTAATTTATAGAAATTCCCTGGTAGCAACACTGAAAATGCATTCCCACCTGCTTCATTCAGGTCACAGAAagtgaaatacatacatacatacatacatatgtacatatatacatatatacatacatatataatttttttccccctttttctttttttatgaactaAGGAGTGCTTGTGATGTTAATTTTGAATGTTATAAAAATGTGAATAATGGGAGCACTACTACTTNNNNNNNNNNNNNNNNNNNNNNNNNNNNNNNNNNNNNNNNNNNNNNNNNNNNNNNNNNNNNNNNNNNNNNNNNNNNNNNNNNNNNNNNNNNNNNNNNNNNCTCATAATATATTAAGTAATTACGTAGATTttgtattctatattttttttatatatataataaataatgtggtttgtttttttgttgatatatattagatgtattatatatgtagatataattatattagtagtatttatagatatagtgtagtatataatattgatatagtatttataagatatgatatttttattagtaattatttattgtatagttatatttatagtatagtaattatattattaatttagttgattattattatattttatattatatattttatatatatattaatattataatagtataatatatatatatatataatatatagatataatatatatatatatatagtaatatatatatatatatataatatatatatatatatatataataatatatatattatataatatagcatatataattatcatatagatataatatatatataatataatataatatatatattatatatatatatatgctatatatattttatattatatatatattttatatatataatatatgtaatatatatatattgtattttatatatttttaattttattattatattttttatttatattctgtatatatatatgtttcattattatatagtatatatatattgattctatatgtatatataatgtatatatattatatatatgtagatatatgatatatatagtatatgatatatactacatatgatattatatactatatatatatacatatatataatatatatataactatatataataaatatataatatatatataatatattatatatatatatatacatatatatataatacatattatgataacatatatatatatatataataatatattatatactatatatatatatatatatataataatatatatatacatatatatatatatatatatatatcaatatatatacatattatatatatatataagatatatatatatatatatatatatattatatatatataattatatataataatatatatcatatgataactatatatatttatatatatctatatctattataattatatataaatctatatctatataaatttatataatatctatatctatataaatatattatctatatctatatataatattatatatatatatatctaatataatatatattatattatatgtatatgtatatgtatatatatatatctatatatatatatatgtatgtatatatgatatattatattatatatatgtatgtatatatatatatatattatatatatatatatattatataatatattatatatatacacacacacacacacacacacacacacacacacacacacacacacacacacacacacacacacacacacacacacacatacatacatacatacacacacacacacacacacacacacacacacacacacacacacacacacacacacacacacacacacacacacacacacacacacacacacacacattcccatttGTCTACACACATTAACAGTATAAATAACACATCCTAAATTACTGTTATGGAATGATGTGCTAGCTGGAGCACTGAAAAAAATACTGCATTTATAGTTTTAATAAAATGTGACCCTTGATTTAACCATTTCTGTTTCAGctcataaaagatataaaaatactaaGTCTCAGTTTCTCCATGAGTAAGGCATGGTACAGAAATTACAGTACAGATAAAGTACTTCAAGACAATATTCTAAAATAAAGAATTCAATAAATGACACATTGGTACTGTCTATCACTTTGTTTTCTACTAAGGATAAACATGGATTATAAGGAGAATGTGCATATCTAATAATGTGTAGCCTGGACAACTCTTTCCATGGCTTCAATTGGCATATGGTCAATGTGTCCAACATGGGCAATGTGAAGGGAATGGCTAACGTCAGTAACCTGTTCCATTCCATTAGTTGCTATTTCCTCAAATTGGTCTGATGAACCTTTAAGCTCAGGAAGAACTTGCTGCACTTGCTGCTCCAAAGGATCAACCTGTGGGTCAGAAGAATGTTCTGGCAAATGTTCTGAACTTGTTGGCTCATTGAGAATTTCACCATTTGCAACTTTGTCTGACACAATAATCTCTTCAAAGGTGTTCGACTCATCCTCCTCAAAATCTCCATCATGCACTATCTGGCCTTGCTCATCCAGTTTGGTGTGACGTGTGATGCGAGTTGGTCTTGCTCTTGGTCGTCCCCGCTTCGCCTTTCCCCTGCCTCTACCTCTTGCTGCTCTACCTACACTTCTCTTGGGCACTGAGGACATCATTGTATCAGCAGATAACAATTTGCGTGGCCTTCCACGCTTTTTGCCAGTTGGTGGTGCTCCACATTTCTTTAAGTGTTTTTGTAAATACTGATTGGTTTTAAAAACTTTACCACATCTTGCACAACCAAAAGGTCTCTCATCTGTATGAAGCTTTCTATGACTCCTTAAATCTCCCTTAGAGCGGAATGCTGCTGTACAATCGGCACATTTATAAGGTCGTTCACCTGTATGAATGCGCAAATGGATCTGTAAAGAAGCATTCTGTGCAAATGCAGCCTCACAAATTTGACACTGAAAGGGTCTTTCACCTGTATGCTTTCGCATGTGATTTCTCAGGTGGGTGCTTGTAACAAAGGAATCTTGAcaaataccacatatatatggtCTTTCCCCAGTATGAGTTCTCTTATGCCCTGTTAAGTGAGACGAGCGTGAAAAGGTTTGCCCACACTCTGAGCACGTATATGGACGCTCCCCAGTGTGAATACGTCTGTGCGCCTTCAAATTGGAACTTTGCACAAAAGATGCACCACATTCTTCACAGGTGTATGGACGCTCTCCCGAATGGATCCTTGAGTGAGATTTTAAATTGGAAGAATTGGAAAAGGAGGCACCACAAACGTCACAAAAATAACTTCTTTCTGTCGAAGCTGTCCGTGGTTTTGGCCGAGACGCAGGAGGCTTTGGGCGGGGTGGTGCAGCCACAACCTCTTgtggatgaggatggtgatggtgctgCTGCATGTTTATTTGAGGAGCTTGCATAGCTGGAGCAACAAGCAAATTGTTAAAAGCATTGTAGTCATACCATCCAGTGTGGGCTCCAGCCTGGCCCACCTGTACAAGGTGGTCCATGTACACAGTGTTCATATTGACGGAGTTTGGCGAAAGAGTCATTTTGCTCTGCTTCCACAACCCTTTCTCACCTCACTGATCTGGAAAATAAATCATAGCATTAAAGGATGACGAAgaaattcatagaaaaaaattaattggtgCTCAATAATTACGTgaaattgtcattatcaatactacaTCCTACATGGCCTTCACTTAGGAGGGAGCCAAATTTACTAATAAATGATACAacatttcctttaattttaattttctgaaATCTAATGATTCATGCTTTTGCTCATTTTATGCTTGGGCATTCTAAATACAgtgaatatgtaaatatcatcatgattatcaacatcatctgtatcatcattatcattatcattcttttatctttatcatttctaatattatcataataaataactatagctattattgttactgatattcctattgttactattaattttatcattgttatttttttatcattgttgtgatgatgatgatgatgatgatgatgatgatgatgatgatgatgatgatgatgatgatgatgatgatgatgatgatgatgatgatgatgatgatgatgatgatgatgatgatgatgatgatgatgatgatgatgatgatgatgatcatcatcatcatcatcatcatcattactattatggttgacaatattatcatcatcatcattatatttatcatcatcattattattatgtttttaatcattatcaacattattgtacAGGTTCCAAATATAAAATTCTACTAATTTatggaaaattattaataaattaatgacTGCTATAtcagtgtttattattttttttattccaattatatgtactccttcctttctttacatGAAAGCAATTAAACTGCTCTTTACATTATTAATCACATTGCTGACATTACTAAAGCTTTATATATCAtgaaataatttcattatcattatcttcataattgtTACTCATTACATCATTGCtgccaatattgttatcattagcacaAGTAGTAGTGCTcccattattcatatttttataacattcaaAATTAACATCACAAGCACTCCTtcgttcataaaaaaagaaaaagggggaaaaaaattatatatgtatgtatatatgtatatatgtatatatgtatgtatgtatgtatttcactTTCTGTGACCTGAATGAACCAGGTGGGAATGCATTTTCATAAGTTCAGTGTTGCTGCATGAGCAAATGGGAGTGTACTTTAATAAGTTCAGTGCTACTGCATGTTCCTGCTATACCAGGGAATTTCTATAAATTAGAAATACATCACAGTGGATGTATACTGCTATATTGCCAATTTATATGCATTTGTTAATACACTGATTACTTCATATAAAATGTTTAAGTAATCAAACAGAAATGGATGGGTAGAAATACAAGGTTTATGCATGTAGGTATAGAGCAGTTGAACCTAAAGGATAATTTCAGTAATGTGGTTCCttaaaagggaattttgtatAAGTAAATATACCTTTAATGGTGTTAGCCATTCTCATACCATGAATATTAGCATTTGCAAAGGGAATGTTTGATGCTGGATTGGCAACATTCATGCCATGTGTAGATGGAAATGCTAAAATAATTAAGGCAAGGCACATGCATCcatgcatacctacacacacatatatttcttctcCACACTAAGCACTCAACATGAAAATGAGTAGTAGCTGATTTCAAACTTGAAAATTAATGGTGCAACATAAGAGATACACCTCAATATAGTAAAGTATGAGACATTATAATCTCTCagaatattaaagagaaaaacaatctgggaggggaaaaaaaaaagaaaaagaaacacacacacacgcgcacacacacacacacacacacacacacacacacacacacacacacacacacacacacacacacacacacacacacacacacacacacacacacacacatatataaagatagagccTTTATGTTtctcaatatcaaagatattcatatgtacatgaaAACTGTGGAAAACTGACTTCCTATTCATTATTTACACTGTAATGTAAGATTAATTTACAAAGAGTTTAATCTTCAGGCTGTATACCAGAATGAAAACATTCAGACTACACCTACAAATATTCTTGGTTATGATAAAAAGCCTAGAGTTTTGTTTAAGTGATGTAAAACTGTTCATTTGTAATTTTGCTAACTATC is a genomic window of Penaeus monodon isolate SGIC_2016 chromosome 10, NSTDA_Pmon_1, whole genome shotgun sequence containing:
- the LOC119578117 gene encoding zinc finger protein 771-like; translation: MTLSPNSVNMNTVYMDHLVQVGQAGAHTGWYDYNAFNNLLVAPAMQAPQINMQQHHHHPHPQEVVAAPPRPKPPASRPKPRTASTERSYFCDVCGASFSNSSNLKSHSRIHSGERPYTCEECGASFVQSSNLKAHRRIHTGERPYTCSECGQTFSRSSHLTGHKRTHTGERPYICGICQDSFVTSTHLRNHMRKHTGERPFQCQICEAAFAQNASLQIHLRIHTGERPYKCADCTAAFRSKGDLRSHRKLHTDERPFGCARCGKVFKTNQYLQKHLKKCGAPPTGKKRGRPRKLLSADTMMSSVPKRSVGRAARGRGRGKAKRGRPRARPTRITRHTKLDEQGQIVHDGDFEEDESNTFEEIIVSDKVANGEILNEPTSSEHLPEHSSDPQVDPLEQQVQQVLPELKGSSDQFEEIATNGMEQVTDVSHSLHIAHVGHIDHMPIEAMERVVQATHY